GGTTTTCATGTTCCTGCAACAGAATGAAGTCGCGTGTCATTTTGAGAGAAAATACACATGCGATTTGGTGCGTAGATGGGCAACCTTCAACCGGCATCTGAATTTCAACCGCGAAAGATACACTACCATGAGCAGCGACCGCGAACGGGAACGGTTACAACGGCTGAGGGAACGTCAGCTTCAGGATCGCGCGCCGGGTCCAACCGTCAAAGTACGCTGGAAGAAGACGCAACCCCGCCATGAGCCGTGGCTGACATTGTTCTGGACGGCGCTGCCGGGCCGGGCCAGGGGTGCGCTGATCGGCTTCCTGCTGGGGATGGCCGGCTCGGTAGTGCTGGGGATCGTCGCGCCGGAGCCGTGGGGGATGATCTGCGGGGCGCTGGTCTTCCTGACGGCGATTCTGGTCGGCATGATCGTCGGCAAGGCGACCGACCAGGCCGGCCTGATCGATCGTCACTGACTTACAGGCACACAACAGACGCTCCACGCAGTCACATCGCCGGTTCGCTTAACGCCATTTCCAGGACGATCTCATCATGGATCGGGATGCCGTCCAGCCCGATCAGCGGTATCTGCGGCTTGATCTGCCGGGCAACGTCCACCGCACCGGGATGCAACGCCGCCAGCCGGAAACCACGCTTCTGGTAAAAGCGCAGCGCGGGCAGGTTATCGTTAGTGGTGATCAACCAGAGCCGTCGACAGCCCGCCGCCATCGCCATCTCTCGAACTGCCACGAGCAACGCTGTACCGATTCCGATGCCTTCGTGCAGGCTATCCAGCGTGACGATCTCACAGGCGTCGCCCATGAGATGGCAGGTAACCAGCCCGGCCCGCTCCCCCTGGCACAGCGCATAGAAGCCAGGCAACATTGCCGGGTCGTAGACGACGCCATGCACCACAATCGTCGGCGCGCCCCAGCGGGCCGTCACCAGCGCACACACCCAGTCCCGGTCACTGGCGATCAGCGGGTGAATGGTAAAGGCTGTCATGCTCTCCCTTTCTGGTTCGTCTGTGCCGACTGCCAGCCGCCCGGAGCCGGGAGTCGCTCTGGCGCGGGAGTGTCGTTGTGTCGGCAGGCGGGGTGCTGTAGTATATAGTGTACACACAACCGTTGTGCCCCTGATCGCACGACGGGCAAGGGGTAGAGGAAGGTGCGGATGGCCAGAGAGTTACCCCCGAATGACGACATTATCCCGCCGGGCAGCGAAAAAGACACCGATCCAACCCGCCGGATGAGCCGCCCGGATGCTGACGATCAGATGCCCCTTTCAGACGCCACCCGGCTATCGCCAGCAGCGCCAGATAGCCTGCCTGATGAACCAGCGGAAGCGGGCGATCCAGAAGCCGCGACGCAGGCCGTTGAGTTGCCGCCAGAGTTGAACGCGCTCTTTCAGCGGCGGAACGCTGCCAACCGGTCAGTAGCGGAAGAAACGCCCCTCCCCGGCTGGCCAGACAGCAGCAACACCGAGAGCACGGAGGTCAACCCCTCCCTGGCCGCCGGCTCCGAACCGGAGCCACCGTATCCTTCCCGCTGGCCATATGCCGCCAACCTGCAGGAAACGGCGGTCAACCCCGCAGTGCAACGGGGCGATGAATTACCGCCGGTATCCGTGCCGCCGCCCCCGCCGCTGTATGGCGGGCTGGATTACCGGCCGCCGGTAGCCGAACCTACACCCCCACCGCGTAAGCGCCGCCGCACTGCCCGCGAGCGCCGCGATAGCGGCCTGTACCTGCCCTGGTGGTCGCTGCTGGTACTGCTGGCCGGGGTGGCGCTGGTGGCAACACTGGCGATCCTGGCGCTGGTATCGCTGGGCGGGCAATTTGCGCCCGGCGGAGAGACACCGGTCGTGATTGTGATCACCGCCACACCAACCGCCACGCCCACCCGCACGCCCGGCCCACCCACGCCCACCCGTCCCTCTGTGACCGCGACTGTGCCTTTGGCCTTCCAGGCCACCCGCAGCACGGGAGAAGCCGAACCTGATACAACCCTGGCGGCCACCTCCGCCATCACCCCACCCCCGGCCACCCCTGCCTTGCGCGTGGGCGCGCAGGTAGAAGTCGTGGAGGTTGGCGCAGCCGGGCTGAACGTCCGGGAAGGCGCGGGCACCGGTTTCCGGGTATTGCTGATCGCGCGGGAAGGCAGCCGCTTTGAGGTCACTGGCGGGCCGGAGGAAAGTGGCGACTTCACCTGGTGGCAGATCCGCAGCCTGGATGATCCTACTAAGGAAGGCTGGGCGGTGGCCGAATTTTTGCGCGTTGTGCCCTAGAACGAGGCTGGCTTCCAGACCTGATATGACACCCTCCGCATCCAGATCACGGGGCGGAGGGTTTCGATTCCGGCCGTCAAACCGCCAAAGCAGACCGCCGATCTAGCCGGGGCAATCCTCCGGGCACTTGTTTTTGTTCTCGCCTGGCCCGCAGATGCCATCGCCACAGACCGCTTTGGGGACGTCTGTCGGCGGCAGCGTCGGCGCGGGCGTGTCCGTCGGCGGCGGCACAGGGGTATCGGTCGGCGGCGGCACTGGCGTGTCTGTCGGCAAGGGGATAGGGGTTGCCGTTGGCAGTGGCGTCGCCGTCGGGCGAGCTGTTGATGATGGGGGCACTGGCCCTCCGCCCACGTGAGTCGGCGTCGCCGTGCTCGTCGGGGTAGGCGTCGGCGTGCTGGTCGGAGTGTGCCGTGGGTGCGGCGTGCTGGTCGGCGACAGGATCAGGGCGCGGGTTGGCTCGTAAGTGAGCGGAACCAGCGGTGGGGAAAGCAGAGTCAGCAGGTCACCGATCAGCGCCCGACCCTGTTCCATAAATGTAGCCAGGCCAGCTCGCAGGGTCGGGATTAGGGCTGGCGCCGGCGTAGCCGTAGCCGATGGCTCAGGCGTGGCGCTGGCCGTCAGCGTCACAGTGGCTGTCGGCAGGTCGGTTGGCGTGGCTGTGGGCGTAGCGGATGCTATCAATGTGTCGGTCGCGGTTGGCTGTTCCGTTGGCGTGACCGTAGCGGTATCTGTAGCAGTGGATGTCGCCGTGGGCGCTGGCGGCACAGCCCCTGTTGCCGTGGCCAGCACGGGCGTGATCACAGTAGGCGGCGGGGTAGGCGTTACCGACGCATTGCCGCTTAGCCTCAGTACTACCGGGACACCCAGCAGGATCACCAGCGCTACGCCAAGCAGGAAAATGGCTGCCGGACTCTGCAGCAGCTTCCGGCTTTCCATCCGCGGGCGGGGCAATGGGGGAACCGATCGGGTGACAGTCTCGCCCCGGAAGCTCACCTGGATCAGCCGGAATTCGGCGAACAACTCCGGTTGCTGGCGCGTCCTGGCGAACAGGGCAGCAGCAGCCGGGGCGGACATGGCCAGGGTCAGAATCGTGCTGCTCTCACGGACAGACAGGATTTCGATCGACAGGTCGGGGTAATCGGCAACCAGGGCGCCGGTCACCGCCGCCAGGAAGCGGGCTGTATTGAACGATGACCGGGGCAGATCAAACGTGAAAGCGATCTCTGCGCGCTGTTCAACCTCTGGATCGGTGACGCTGCCGCTGCCGGGCGGGACGAAGGTCTTGGTCCCATCGTCGCCCGGTGCTTTCTCCGGCTGGCGCGGGCGCGGCGGTGTAACAGGAGGCGCTTCAGGCTTGCTACGGGCGGCCTGCTTAAAGGCGCTGATCATCTCCTCAACGGTCGCGTAGCGGTTAACCGGCTGCTTTTCCAGCGCCCTGAAGATCACGGCTTCGACTGCGCGCGGCACATGCGGAACCAGCGTGGAGAGGCTGGGCGGCGGCTGTTGCAGGTGCTGCAGGGCCAGGTCACGGGCGGTTGCGGCCTGAAAGGGCAACTCACCGCTGAGCAGTTCAAAGAGCGTGACGCCCAGCGAATAGATGTCGCAGCGGCGATCCAGCTCCTCGCCCACCCACTGCTCCGGAGGCATATAGGCCCGTGTGCCGGCCATCGTGCCGTACTTGGTGATCTGCTGCCCTTCGTCGGAACGGGCCAGCCCGAAATCGGAAAGGTACGGCTCGTCGTTCTCGTCCAGCAGGATGTTGCGCGGGTTGACGTCGCGGTGGATGACGCCCTTCTCATGGGCGAAATGCAGGGCGGAACCGATCTTGTCCAGCAGGGTGATGACTTCGTCCAACGAGAACACGCCGTGTGTGATCAGGCGATCCTTGAGATTGCCGGTCATCAGCGGCGTCACCAGATACAGCAGGTGATCGTTGTCCAGGGAGCCGTAGTCGTACAGTTTGAGGATGTGCAGATGCTCCAGGCGGGCAATGGTGCGCGCCTCGCGCTTGAAGCGCTGGACGTATTCCGGGCTTTCAACCGGATCGACACGCATGACCTTGACAGCCACCGTGCGGCGGATATCGTCCTGCTGCTCGGCCAGGTAGACAACAGATGTCCCACCCCGGCCGATTTCCCTGATCAGTTTGTAGCGGCCGATGAGTGAGCCTTCCAGCTTGTCGACCATAATAATGCCGTTCCCGCACCCGCTGGAACCAGAAGGAAACAATTCCTCTGTTATTAAGTATATAAGATACGCTATTAACCGACCAGCGATTCGGGCAAATTCATGGCTTTTTTATGCCCCGGGCGCTTTAGAGGGCGGACTGAAAGCATCCGGCTGGCGCTCGCCGGGGCGCGTCACTGTGCTACAATCCCTGGCGGCGGCAGGATCGGGCCGTTGAAAGGCTGTGAATGAAGGCACAACACCGGGTAAAGAGTCTGTTGATTGCTGGCATGGCGCTGCTGGCGGGCTGCAATCTGCCGCTGTCCGCCGGGTTAAAGCCGGAGGGCATGGCAGCCCCGGTCACGCCCGACGCTTACGCGCCGCCCTTCGAGGATGCACGCGACCTCTTCGCCAGCGTGTGCTTCGATTACTGGGTGGAACAGGTCAACCGGCTGTATGTGATCGACAGCGCCCTGGCCCACATTATGTTCTACAACGAAGTGGACGAATCGGGCCGGTGCCGCTTCCCGGTCAAACGCCAGCCTTTTGACTTCACGCAGGGGTGGATCCTGGTTGGCGCGGTCAACGTTGGCACCGGCTGCCGCGCCTACACCGATCCGATCGCATTGCTCAGAGATGATGCAGCACAGACGATCACGCTGCAGGTGAGATGGGCCGTTACCGGAGATTGCCCGTACCGGCTGGCACGGCCCTTCTGGGTGAGCATCCCCCGCCCGCCAGAAGGCTACACGGTCCGGTTGCAGGCAGAGCCGCTGCCGTCGCCGCCAGAAGCACCCGGTAGCCAGGGAGGAGCAGGGAACAGCCAGTAGGGAATGGGAAAGCCCCTGGCCCCCCCCGATCTCCCGGCTTCTCGCCCTCTCGGCCACTTGCCTTGCTTCCTGCCTCTCTTCTGCGGGCGATCGAGAGCCGGGCAGACCGTGCTATACTCAAAACATCCCACTGAAAATGAGGTTGTGGAGGCAAGGCATGAGGTCTGCGGTGCGCTGGATCGGGCCGGCGATCACATTAGCCATGCTGGCGACGACGCTTTTGCCAGCGCTGGCCCAGAGCGGTCCCCTGCAATCCTATGTCGCTGAGGATGGTTCCTTCTGGTTCAGTTACCCTCATAGCTGGCAGATCGAAACCCGCGATGGCCTGGTGTATGTCTACAACAATCGTGTGACGGTGTCTGTCGTTGGCCCCGGCGTGCTGGAGGCGCTCGGCCTGGGCGGCTACACCGATCCTGCTGATCTGGTTCAGGCGCTGGCACTACGGCTGGGCGTCCGGAGTAGCGACCTGGTGCGCAACACAGAGAACGGTCGCCCTGCCGCACGGCTCAACTTCACCGATCCGGTGGGCTACCCTGCCTTTCTGCTGGCCCTGCTGTTGCGCGACAACCGCCTGGGCCTGATAGACGTGCGTTTCACCGGCGGCTACCGCCCGCTGAACGAGCAACATGCCCTGCGCATCGCCCGTTCGCTGGAAGTCCCCCCCGGCCCTCCGGCCCGCCTTGCCCACTACGCCGGTACCTGGCGGCAAACGGTGGCCGAACTGGAAGCCGCAGGCGCGATCC
The window above is part of the Anaerolineae bacterium genome. Proteins encoded here:
- a CDS encoding GNAT family N-acetyltransferase, with the protein product MTAFTIHPLIASDRDWVCALVTARWGAPTIVVHGVVYDPAMLPGFYALCQGERAGLVTCHLMGDACEIVTLDSLHEGIGIGTALLVAVREMAMAAGCRRLWLITTNDNLPALRFYQKRGFRLAALHPGAVDVARQIKPQIPLIGLDGIPIHDEIVLEMALSEPAM
- a CDS encoding SH3 domain-containing protein, which encodes MARELPPNDDIIPPGSEKDTDPTRRMSRPDADDQMPLSDATRLSPAAPDSLPDEPAEAGDPEAATQAVELPPELNALFQRRNAANRSVAEETPLPGWPDSSNTESTEVNPSLAAGSEPEPPYPSRWPYAANLQETAVNPAVQRGDELPPVSVPPPPPLYGGLDYRPPVAEPTPPPRKRRRTARERRDSGLYLPWWSLLVLLAGVALVATLAILALVSLGGQFAPGGETPVVIVITATPTATPTRTPGPPTPTRPSVTATVPLAFQATRSTGEAEPDTTLAATSAITPPPATPALRVGAQVEVVEVGAAGLNVREGAGTGFRVLLIAREGSRFEVTGGPEESGDFTWWQIRSLDDPTKEGWAVAEFLRVVP
- a CDS encoding serine/threonine protein kinase codes for the protein MVDKLEGSLIGRYKLIREIGRGGTSVVYLAEQQDDIRRTVAVKVMRVDPVESPEYVQRFKREARTIARLEHLHILKLYDYGSLDNDHLLYLVTPLMTGNLKDRLITHGVFSLDEVITLLDKIGSALHFAHEKGVIHRDVNPRNILLDENDEPYLSDFGLARSDEGQQITKYGTMAGTRAYMPPEQWVGEELDRRCDIYSLGVTLFELLSGELPFQAATARDLALQHLQQPPPSLSTLVPHVPRAVEAVIFRALEKQPVNRYATVEEMISAFKQAARSKPEAPPVTPPRPRQPEKAPGDDGTKTFVPPGSGSVTDPEVEQRAEIAFTFDLPRSSFNTARFLAAVTGALVADYPDLSIEILSVRESSTILTLAMSAPAAAALFARTRQQPELFAEFRLIQVSFRGETVTRSVPPLPRPRMESRKLLQSPAAIFLLGVALVILLGVPVVLRLSGNASVTPTPPPTVITPVLATATGAVPPAPTATSTATDTATVTPTEQPTATDTLIASATPTATPTDLPTATVTLTASATPEPSATATPAPALIPTLRAGLATFMEQGRALIGDLLTLLSPPLVPLTYEPTRALILSPTSTPHPRHTPTSTPTPTPTSTATPTHVGGGPVPPSSTARPTATPLPTATPIPLPTDTPVPPPTDTPVPPPTDTPAPTLPPTDVPKAVCGDGICGPGENKNKCPEDCPG